The Lactuca sativa cultivar Salinas chromosome 2, Lsat_Salinas_v11, whole genome shotgun sequence genome includes a window with the following:
- the LOC111899822 gene encoding DEAD-box ATP-dependent RNA helicase 41: MKSGNEDQRMLTAQDPVETSVSPAADDVKKYSAQQREALPGEPLCIECGRYGEYICDETDDDICSLECKQKLLLKIKEPKLPTSLTPPTIRLPTSDECFYVRDGNEKGKPESHSLTTNQMESIRLKFEIIVKGSCVPPPVLSFSHCNLPQKLLQNIESAGYEIPTPVQMQAIPAALKGQSLLVSAETGSGKTASYLIPTISFCANFRKEEKKPLVMVLTPTRELSIQVEEQAKILGKGLPFKTALVVGGDAMPKQIHRIQGGVEMIVGTPGRLIDLLTKYDIELDTVSMLVIDEVDCMLQRGFREQVMQIYRALSQPQVLLYSATVPVEVEKMGRSLAKEMNVITVGKLNKPNQAVKQVAIWVESKRKKQKLFDIFASSQHFKPPVIVFVGSRLGADLLSEGISVTTGLKALAIHGEKSMKERREILNSFLLGEVEVIVATGILGRGIDLLHVRQVIVFDMPNSIKEYVHQIGRASRMGVEGNSIVFVNEENKKLFPELIGILKASGAVIPREISNSRYLAMAAPKDNRDNRKRKPVW, from the exons ATGAAGAGCGGAAATGAGGATCAAAGAATGTTAACAGCGCAAGATCCTGTAGAAACTTCAG TGTCTCCTGCAGCTGATGATGTGAAGAAATATAGTGCTCAACAAAGAGAAGCTTTACCAGGAGAGCCTCTGTGCATAGAATGCGGACGATATGGGGAATACATATGTGACGAGACTGATGATGATATATGCAGCCTTGAATGTAAGCAGAAGCTCTTACTTAAAATCAAAGAACCCAAGTTGCCTACTAGTCTCACGCCTCCTACCATAAGATTACCCACAAGCGATGAATGCTTTTATGTTAGAGATGGTAATGAAAAAGGTAAACCAGAGTCTCACTCATTAACCACCAACCAAATGGAATCGATTAGACTTAAATTTGAGATTATTGTAAAGGGTAGTTGTGTTCCACCTCCAGTGTTGTCTTTTTCTCACTGTAATCTTCCTCAGAAGCTCCTGCAAAACATCGAATCTGCAGGGTATGAAATCCCAACACCTGTTCAAATGCAAGCAATTCCTGCTGCCTTAAAGGGTCAAAGCCTGCTTGTTTCAGCCGAGACTGGTTCAGGAAAAACCGCATCTTATTTGATTCCCACAATCTCTTTCTGTGCAAATTtcagaaaagaagagaaaaagcCATTAGTGATGGTGTTGACACCAACTAGGGAGCTTTCCATACAAGTTGAAGAACAAGCTAAGATACTTGGAAAAGGTTTGCCTTTTAAAACAGCATTAGTGGTAGGTGGTGATGCAATGCCTAAACAGATCCATCGTATACAGGGTGGAGTAGAAATGATTGTTGGGACACCTGGCAGGCTTATTGATCTTTTAACTAAATATGACATTGAACTCGACACTGTATCAATGTTAGTTATAGATGAAGTTGACTGCATGCTCCAAAGAGGTTTCCGTGAACAGGTGATGCAGATTTACAGGGctctatctcaacctcaagtgttACTATACTCTGCAACTGTTCCAGTTGAAGTGGAGAAGATGGGAAGATCATTAGCAAAAGAGATGAATGTGATCACTGTTGGAAAGCTAAACAAGCCAAATCAAGCTGTGAAACAGGTGGCTATATGGGTTGAGTCAAAAAGAAAGAAGCAAAAGCTTTTTGATATATTTGCCAGCTCACAGCATTTTAAGCCACCTGTGATAGTGTTTGTGGGTTCAAGGCTTGGGGCAGATCTTCTTTCTGAGGGTATAAGTGTCACCACAGGGTTAAAAGCTTTGGCTATTCATGGAGAGAAGAGCAtgaaagaaaggagagaaatTTTGAATTCTTTTTTATTAGGAGAGGTTGAGGTTATTGTGGCAACTGGAATATTGGGGAGAGGGATTGATCTTTTGCATGTGAGACAAGTGATTGTGTTTGACATGCCGAATTCCATTAAGGAGTATGTTCATCAGATTGGTAGGGCATCAAGAATGGGAGTGGAAGGTAATTCAATTGTGTTTGTTAACGAGGAGAATAAGAAGCTGTTTCCAGAGTTGATTGGAATCCTGAAAGCATCTGGAGCTGTGATACCTCGGGAGATTAGCAATTCAAGATACTTGGCAATGGCAGCCCCCAAAGACAACAGAGACAATAGAAAAAGAAAGCCTGTTTGGTAA
- the LOC111899821 gene encoding putative pentatricopeptide repeat-containing protein At3g25970, whose amino-acid sequence MRSLRRIVETSVYALSTTTLAANHCQIVKLGTIRDTYTANILLGGYLKIRELRIACKLFDEIPQKDTVSWNSLIAGYVNYGDLESAWEVLIRMKRCGFCFDGYTFGSILKGIASDDCLFAGQQLHANIIKTGYDENVYSGSALLDMYAKCGGVVDARKCFNCIPNPNSVSWNALISGYVETGDHVNSFQLFKSMHREGVRLDDGTFSPILTLFDKPEFHELTMQVHCAIIKHGMESDSSVLNATISAYSKCGSIKDAKGVFDGGDDFWDIVSWNAMLAACLEHDERVLAFNLFSKMQILGFEPDIYTYTSMISSCFEEEIRNQGQSLHALVIKRGVEHLTPISNSLMAMFSGPPGNYMEYAIRIFKHMEFKDRVSWNSMLTGLSQHGFSENALKLFQIMQSGNLEMDYYAFSAVLRSCADVATLQLGQQIHGLTIRSGFESNEFVTSSLVVMYSKCGIIEDARRSFETSHKQNSVTWNSMMFAYAQDGQGHVALDLFSQMRERKVKVDHITFVAVLTACSHIGLVEEGYEFLKNMESDYGISPRMEHYACVVDLLGRAARLKEAKQVVGSMPFQPNAMVWKTLLGACRLCGDVELAMEVGNFLLKSEPYEHCTYVLLCDLYGHLRRWDEVAVLKRIMKEKGVKKVPGWSWIEVQNQLHAFNADDHSHTQNQEIFQMLTKLTNDIASLKIFYDLDTLMHDCDCVIMNRSPTMLQDSEASFSMECY is encoded by the coding sequence ATGAGGTCATTACGCCGCATCGTCGAAACTTCTGTGTATGCTTTGTCGACGACGACCCTTGCGGCAAACCATTGTCAAATAGTCAAGTTAGGAACTATCAGGGATACTTACACTGCCAATATTCTATTAGGAGGTTACTTAAAAATCAGAGAACTGCGAATTGCCTGCAAACTGTTCGACGAAATTCCTCAAAAAGACACTGTTTCTTGGAATTCATTAATAGCTGGTTACGTGAACTATGGAGATCTTGAGAGTGCTTGGGAGGTTCTAATACGTATGAAACGTTGTGGGTTTTGCTTTGATGGTTACACATTTGGTAGTATACTCAAGGGTATTGCTTCTGATGATTGTCTCTTTGCTGGGCAACAATTGCATGCGAATATCATTAAGACGGGGTATGATGAAAATGTGTACTCAGGAAGTGCTCTTTTGGACATGTATGCAAAATGTGGCGGAGTGGTGGATGCACGTAAGTGTTTCAATTGCATCCCTAACCCTAATTCGGTGTCATGGAATGCTCTGATTTCAGGGTATGTTGAAACTGGTGACCATGTGAATTCTTTTCAGCTATTCAAATCGATGCATAGGGAAGGTGTGAGGCTTGATGATGGTACCTTTTCTCCAATTCTAACATTGTTTGATAAACCTGAGTTCCATGAGCTAACAATGCAGGTCCACTGTGCGATCATAAAACATGGTATGGAATCTGATAGCTCTGTACTCAATGCTACAATCAGTGCTTACTCCAAGTGTGGGTCAATCAAAGATGCCAAAGGGGTATTTGATGGTGGAGATGACTTTTGGGACATTGTCTCTTGGAATGCCATGCTGGCAGCTTGCTTGGAACATGATGAACGAGTCCTTGCATTTAATCTTTTTTCCAAGATGCAAATATTAGGATTTGAACCCGACATTTATACATACACTAGCATGATAAGTTCTTGCTTCGAAGAAGAAATCCGAAATCAAGGACAATCTTTACATGCATTGGTAATCAAAAGGGGAGTCGAACATCTGACACCAATTTCAAATTCATTGATGGCTATGTTTAGTGGACCTCCTGGCAACTATATGGAATATGCAATAAGAATATTCAAGCACATGGAGTTCAAAGACCGAGTTTCTTGGAATTCAATGTTAACAGGACTTTCACAACATGGGTTTAGTGAGAATGCCTTGAAACTTTTTCAGATAATGCAATCTGGAAACCTAGAGATGGATTATTATGCATTTTCTGCAGTCCTTAGATCTTGTGCAGATGTGGCAACCTTACAATTGGGTCAACAAATCCATGGTTTGACCATAAGATCAGGTTTTGAGTCTAATGAATTTGTAACTAGCTCTTTGGTAGTCATGTACTCTAAGTGTGGGATCATTGAGGATGCTAGAAGATCCTTTGAAACTTCCCATAAACAAAACTCAGTTACATGGAACTCGATGATGTTTGCATATGCCCAAGATGGTCAAGGTCATGTTGCATTGGATCTTTTCTCTCAAATGAGGGAAAGAAAAGTGAAAGTGGATCATATAACTTTTGTTGCAGTTCTAACTGCATGTAGCCACATTGGTTTAGTTGAAGAAGGATATGAGTTTTTAAAAAATATGGAATCTGATTATGGGATTTCACCTCGAATGGAACATTATGCTTGTGTGGTTGATCTACTGGGACGTGCTGCACGTCTCAAAGAGGCAAAACAGGTGGTAGGGTCAATGCCATTTCAACCTAATGCAATGGTATGGAAGACTTTATTGGGGGCTTGTAGATTGTGTGGTGATGTTGAATTAGCAATGGAAGTGGGAAACTTTTTATTGAAATCGGAACCTTATGAACATTGCACTTATGTTCTTCTATGTGACTTGTATGGACATCTTAGGCGATGGGATGAAGTTGCTGTTTTAAAGAGAATTATGAAAGAGAAAGGGGTGAAGAAGGTACCAGGTTGGAGTTGGATAGAAGTTCAGAATCAGTTGCATGCCTTTAATGCTGATGATCATTCACACACTCAAAACCAGGAGATATTCCAAATGTTGACAAAATTAACCAATGATATTGCAAGTTTGAAGATTTTTTATGATCTAGATACTTTGATGCATGATTGTGATTGTGTTATTATGAATAGAAGCCCTACCATGCTTCAAGATTCAGAAGCTTCATTTTCTATGGAATGCTATTAA